A portion of the Thermosediminibacter oceani DSM 16646 genome contains these proteins:
- a CDS encoding class II SORL domain-containing protein, whose product MDSLANHLQKDDWKKEKHVPVIEVKGPVKKGESFDVHLCVGKEIPHPNTTEHHIRWIKLFYQPEGEKFTIELGTYRFEAHAESVEGPNKGSAKCNPCVHTSVIVEKPGTLIALSYCNIHGLWENSLKIDFEE is encoded by the coding sequence ATGGATTCTTTAGCCAATCACCTTCAGAAAGACGACTGGAAAAAGGAAAAGCACGTCCCCGTGATAGAAGTTAAGGGACCAGTAAAAAAAGGTGAATCGTTTGATGTACATCTTTGCGTAGGCAAGGAAATTCCCCACCCGAACACTACGGAACACCACATAAGATGGATAAAACTCTTCTATCAGCCCGAAGGAGAAAAATTCACAATAGAATTGGGGACGTACCGGTTTGAGGCCCACGCCGAATCGGTGGAAGGCCCCAATAAAGGTTCGGCCAAGTGCAACCCCTGTGTGCACACTAGCGTAATTGTCGAAAAGCCAGGAACATTGATTGCTCTGAGCTACTGCAATATCCACGGCCTCTGGGAAAATTCGCTGAAAATCGATTTTGAGGAGTAA
- a CDS encoding sugar-binding transcriptional regulator, giving the protein MEEIASLLKKIAPEMAEIVEQRFDILRNIYYNQPIGRRALSAVLALSERPLRTEVKRLEELGLLEIDPKGMRVSREGEELIARLENFVYFLKGLSFIAERIKEKFECEDVLIIPGNSDRDETVKKQLGREAASYLRSCLKNGDVIAVTGGTTMAQVPKGMPNLTGYEDVVVVPARGGLGERVELQANTIAAELAGRLGAQYRLLYVPDNLGPEAMESIVNEPGIKEVIALIRRADIVVHGIGGAEEMARRRGLSESEIRRILENGAVAEAFGFYFDHEGRIVYSTTSAGLSVKDLKNIRKVIAIAGGSGKAPAIRAFLKYHRPTILITDEGAAKKLLEIEGGKNA; this is encoded by the coding sequence ATGGAAGAAATCGCAAGTCTTTTAAAAAAAATTGCGCCCGAAATGGCCGAGATCGTTGAACAGAGATTTGACATCCTCAGAAATATTTATTACAACCAACCGATAGGCCGTCGGGCCCTGTCGGCGGTGCTTGCCCTTTCGGAAAGGCCTCTGAGGACCGAAGTAAAACGCCTGGAGGAACTGGGGCTGCTGGAGATCGACCCTAAGGGCATGAGGGTTTCTCGTGAAGGAGAAGAGCTCATCGCCCGGCTGGAAAATTTCGTGTATTTCCTGAAAGGCCTGAGCTTTATAGCTGAAAGAATTAAGGAAAAGTTTGAATGCGAGGACGTACTTATTATTCCCGGAAATTCCGACAGGGACGAGACCGTAAAAAAGCAACTGGGCAGGGAAGCTGCTTCCTATTTGAGGTCGTGCCTGAAGAACGGCGACGTTATCGCAGTAACCGGCGGCACAACTATGGCCCAGGTTCCCAAGGGAATGCCCAACCTCACGGGATATGAGGACGTGGTGGTGGTCCCTGCCAGAGGAGGTTTGGGCGAAAGAGTGGAACTTCAGGCCAACACCATAGCAGCGGAACTGGCCGGCAGGCTGGGAGCCCAGTACAGGTTGCTCTACGTGCCCGACAATTTAGGGCCGGAGGCAATGGAGTCCATCGTTAACGAGCCGGGGATAAAAGAGGTCATCGCCCTCATACGCAGAGCCGATATAGTGGTTCACGGCATAGGTGGTGCGGAGGAAATGGCCCGCCGGCGGGGCCTCTCCGAAAGCGAAATCCGCAGGATACTGGAAAACGGTGCGGTGGCCGAGGCTTTCGGCTTTTACTTCGACCATGAAGGCCGGATAGTATACAGCACCACCAGCGCGGGGCTCAGTGTAAAGGACCTGAAAAACATCCGGAAGGTGATCGCGATAGCCGGGGGCAGCGGCAAGGCGCCGGCCATAAGGGCCTTTTTAAAGTACCACCGGCCTACGATTCTAATAACCGATGAGGGTGCGGCAAAAAAACTTCTCGAAATAGAGGGAGGAAAGAATGCATGA
- the deoC gene encoding deoxyribose-phosphate aldolase: MVTREQLARVIDHTLLKPTATLEDIERLCEEAKKYGFYLVCVNPCYVSFAVEKLSGSNVKVGATVGFPLGAALPELKAYEARKAVESGALEVDMVMNVGFLKSGDYYAVRQDIEGVVRAVKEVNPEAIVKVILEMCYLTESEKVTALKLCQEAKADFVKTSTGLGPGGATVEDVRLMKKMVGDTMGVKASGGIRDLKTALQMIEAGATRIGTSSGVAIIEELK; the protein is encoded by the coding sequence GTGGTTACAAGAGAACAGCTGGCGAGGGTCATAGACCATACGCTCCTGAAGCCCACGGCGACACTGGAAGACATCGAAAGACTATGCGAAGAAGCAAAGAAATACGGTTTTTACCTGGTCTGCGTGAACCCGTGCTACGTAAGTTTCGCGGTCGAGAAGCTCTCCGGGAGCAACGTAAAGGTCGGAGCCACTGTAGGGTTTCCGCTGGGAGCGGCGTTGCCCGAGTTAAAGGCCTACGAGGCCAGAAAGGCCGTGGAATCGGGTGCGTTGGAAGTAGACATGGTCATGAACGTAGGCTTTTTAAAGAGCGGGGACTATTATGCAGTGAGGCAGGACATCGAAGGCGTGGTCAGGGCGGTAAAGGAAGTAAATCCAGAAGCCATAGTAAAAGTTATTCTCGAGATGTGCTATTTGACGGAAAGCGAAAAGGTTACAGCTCTGAAACTCTGCCAGGAGGCCAAAGCCGATTTTGTTAAGACATCCACCGGCTTGGGCCCCGGCGGTGCGACGGTAGAGGACGTAAGGCTTATGAAAAAAATGGTTGGGGATACTATGGGGGTAAAGGCTTCGGGAGGAATAAGGGACCTGAAAACCGCCCTTCAGATGATCGAAGCCGGTGCCACCAGGATAGGCACCAGCTCCGGCGTGGCCATTATAGAAGAGCTAAAGTAA
- the gap gene encoding type I glyceraldehyde-3-phosphate dehydrogenase codes for MSIKVGINGFGRIGRNSFKAALKNHPEIDIVAINDLTDAETLAHLLKYDSVFGPFEGEVITKENAIVVNGKEIKVFAEKDPANLPWKDLGVDIVVESSGVFTSKDKAVKHIESGGAKKVIISAPAKGEDITIVMGVNHDKYDPAQHHVISNASCTTNCLAPVAKVLMDNFGIKKGLMNTIHSYTNDQRILDLPHKDLRRARAAALNIIPTTTGAAKAVALVIPELAGKLNGFAMRVPTPTVSVVDFTAVLEKNVTAEEVNQALKAAADGPMKGILGYTEEPLVSMDFKGSEYSSIVDGLSTMVIGDDLVKVVAWYDNEWGYSCRVMDLVKYIAEKGL; via the coding sequence ATGAGCATTAAAGTAGGTATCAACGGTTTCGGGAGGATAGGCAGGAATTCCTTTAAAGCTGCCCTGAAAAACCACCCGGAGATAGACATCGTGGCGATCAACGATCTTACAGACGCTGAAACCCTCGCACACCTTTTGAAGTACGACTCCGTTTTCGGCCCGTTTGAAGGAGAGGTTATTACCAAAGAGAATGCTATAGTAGTAAACGGCAAGGAGATCAAGGTGTTTGCCGAAAAAGATCCGGCGAATCTCCCGTGGAAGGACCTGGGAGTCGACATCGTGGTGGAATCCTCCGGTGTTTTCACTTCCAAGGACAAAGCCGTGAAGCACATCGAATCCGGAGGGGCCAAAAAGGTGATAATTTCCGCGCCGGCAAAAGGTGAAGATATAACCATCGTCATGGGAGTCAATCACGACAAATACGACCCGGCGCAGCACCATGTAATTTCCAACGCCTCCTGTACAACCAACTGCCTTGCCCCTGTGGCCAAAGTGCTGATGGACAATTTCGGTATTAAAAAGGGGCTGATGAACACCATCCACTCCTACACCAATGACCAGAGAATTCTTGACCTTCCGCACAAGGACCTGAGAAGAGCTAGAGCCGCAGCCCTCAACATAATACCCACAACTACCGGTGCCGCAAAAGCGGTGGCACTGGTAATCCCGGAACTCGCCGGCAAGCTCAACGGTTTTGCCATGAGGGTTCCCACCCCCACCGTATCGGTGGTCGACTTTACGGCTGTGCTTGAAAAGAACGTGACCGCCGAAGAAGTAAACCAAGCGCTGAAGGCGGCGGCGGATGGCCCCATGAAGGGCATTCTGGGTTACACCGAAGAACCCTTGGTTTCCATGGACTTCAAAGGTTCCGAGTATTCATCGATAGTAGACGGCCTTTCTACCATGGTCATCGGCGACGACCTGGTGAAGGTGGTTGCCTGGTATGATAACGAATGGGGGTATTCCTGTCGAGTGATGGATTTGGTAAAATATATAGCAGAGAAGGGACTTTAA
- a CDS encoding general stress protein: MAKTVIGVFENREQAEKAVNEMRESGFDTNEISIVAKGEQRGNNGGMGMDTVADGTTTGGVLGGLAGLALGAGALAIPGLGPIIAAGPIAGLLSGAATGGIAGGLIDWGIPEERGRYYEEEVKRGKILAAVRTHEQKVEKAADVMRRNGARDVETH, translated from the coding sequence ATGGCAAAAACAGTAATAGGAGTATTCGAAAACCGTGAGCAGGCGGAAAAAGCGGTAAACGAAATGAGGGAATCGGGTTTTGATACAAATGAAATTTCCATCGTAGCTAAAGGCGAGCAGAGAGGCAACAACGGTGGCATGGGCATGGACACCGTCGCCGACGGAACCACCACCGGTGGCGTTTTGGGCGGCTTGGCAGGTCTTGCGCTCGGTGCGGGAGCGCTGGCAATTCCCGGTCTCGGTCCGATCATCGCTGCCGGACCTATAGCGGGTCTCCTTTCCGGCGCCGCCACGGGAGGTATTGCCGGCGGTCTGATCGACTGGGGCATTCCCGAGGAGAGAGGGCGCTACTACGAAGAAGAGGTGAAAAGGGGCAAGATCCTGGCCGCCGTAAGGACCCACGAACAAAAGGTGGAAAAAGCAGCCGATGTAATGAGGCGAAACGGGGCCAGGGATGTAGAAACCCACTGA
- the eno gene encoding phosphopyruvate hydratase, with protein MSTIMNVFAREILDSRGNPTVEAEVILEDGTVGRAAVPSGASTGQFEAVELRDNDPKRYKGKGVLKAVENVNEVIGPELEGMDALDQVAVDRLLIDLDGTKNKGRLGANAILGVSLAVAKAAANYLGVPLYRYIGGTNAKVLPIPMMNILNGGKHADNNVDLQEFMIMPVGAENFAHALRMGAETFHTLKKVLSEKGLSTTVGDEGGFAPNLASNEDAIKYILEAIERAGYVPGKDIYVALDAAATEFYKDGKYHLKGEGLELDPAAMVEYYVKLVEKYPIISIEDGMAEEDWDGWKLLTDALGKKVQLVGDDLFVTNTERLARGIELGVANSILIKLNQIGTLTETLDAIKMAERAGYTAIVSHRSGETEDTTIADLVVGVNAGMIKTGAPSRTDRVAKYNQLLRIEEDLDTAAGYAGISAFYNIRKK; from the coding sequence ATGTCAACTATTATGAACGTTTTTGCTAGGGAGATACTGGATTCCAGGGGAAATCCCACCGTTGAAGCCGAGGTTATCCTTGAAGACGGAACGGTTGGAAGGGCAGCTGTTCCTTCGGGAGCATCTACGGGGCAGTTTGAAGCCGTAGAGCTCAGGGATAACGACCCGAAGAGGTATAAGGGCAAGGGTGTTTTGAAAGCCGTGGAAAACGTAAACGAGGTCATCGGTCCGGAACTGGAGGGGATGGATGCACTGGACCAGGTGGCGGTAGACAGGTTACTGATCGATTTAGACGGCACTAAGAACAAGGGCAGGCTCGGCGCCAATGCCATCCTCGGCGTTTCCCTCGCTGTGGCGAAGGCAGCCGCCAATTACCTGGGGGTTCCCCTTTACCGCTATATAGGAGGGACCAACGCAAAAGTATTGCCCATACCGATGATGAACATACTGAACGGAGGCAAGCACGCCGACAACAACGTGGACCTGCAGGAGTTCATGATAATGCCGGTAGGGGCCGAAAATTTCGCCCATGCCCTGAGGATGGGAGCCGAGACCTTCCATACACTGAAGAAGGTATTGAGCGAGAAAGGCCTGAGTACTACCGTGGGTGACGAAGGCGGGTTTGCTCCAAATTTGGCTTCCAACGAAGATGCTATAAAGTACATCCTTGAAGCCATCGAAAGGGCGGGATACGTGCCGGGGAAAGACATCTACGTAGCCCTGGATGCCGCAGCCACCGAGTTTTACAAGGACGGCAAGTACCATCTGAAGGGAGAAGGCCTTGAACTGGACCCGGCGGCAATGGTCGAGTATTACGTGAAACTGGTGGAGAAATACCCGATAATATCCATCGAAGACGGTATGGCTGAGGAAGACTGGGATGGATGGAAGCTCCTCACCGATGCCCTGGGCAAGAAGGTGCAGCTGGTGGGTGACGACCTTTTCGTTACGAACACCGAGCGCCTGGCCAGGGGAATAGAACTGGGAGTCGCCAACTCCATCCTGATCAAGCTAAATCAGATAGGCACCCTTACGGAGACTCTTGATGCTATAAAAATGGCTGAAAGGGCAGGTTATACGGCTATCGTGTCCCACCGCTCCGGAGAAACCGAGGACACCACCATCGCCGACCTGGTAGTGGGTGTAAACGCCGGCATGATCAAGACCGGCGCACCCTCACGCACCGACCGGGTGGCCAAGTACAACCAACTCCTACGCATAGAGGAAGACCTGGACACGGCCGCTGGTTACGCGGGTATAAGTGCCTTCTATAATATAAGAAAGAAATAG
- the rpoN gene encoding RNA polymerase factor sigma-54, protein MQMNYSLTLSQTQKLLMTPELRQAITILQLSSVELFEYIEQELLNNPLLDKEEETYPGEEIKVETGAKDKDTLDWEEYLQDSYDLDFLRYPREVREEENSFENFISAVPTLQEHLVMQLRLAPVSKKVFKIGVFLIGNLDKNGYLAVGVDEAAKILKVSEKEVEEALKVIQSFDPPGIGARNIKECLLIQVEQRGIKDLKLRALIENHLNDLAEAKYTKIAERLNIPLSRVQELKDIVLTLDPKPGRNFSTANETQYIIPDAVIERVGNEYVVIMNDSVAPRLSINPYYRSLLLSEDKESLASKFLTRKLESALWLIKSIEQRRMTLYKVIKAIIDVQREFLDYGISGLKPLTLKQIADKIGVHESTVSRAISGKYVQTPRGVFELKFFFKNGLENLNGSATSSETIKKMLKEMISREDPYNPLSDQKISDNFKKNGIIISRRTVAKYREELGIPSSAKRKRY, encoded by the coding sequence ATGCAGATGAATTACAGTCTTACCCTTTCGCAGACCCAGAAACTGCTGATGACCCCGGAACTGAGACAAGCCATTACCATTCTGCAGCTGTCCAGCGTGGAACTTTTTGAATATATTGAACAGGAACTTTTGAACAACCCGCTGCTGGACAAAGAAGAAGAAACTTATCCGGGCGAAGAAATAAAGGTTGAGACCGGAGCAAAGGACAAGGATACTCTCGACTGGGAGGAGTATCTGCAAGACTCTTATGATTTGGATTTTTTAAGGTATCCCAGAGAGGTAAGGGAAGAGGAGAACAGCTTTGAGAACTTCATTTCGGCCGTACCCACATTGCAGGAACACCTGGTAATGCAGCTGCGCCTTGCTCCCGTATCTAAGAAGGTTTTTAAAATAGGGGTGTTCCTGATCGGCAATCTGGATAAAAACGGTTACTTGGCGGTTGGTGTGGACGAGGCGGCAAAAATTCTAAAGGTCTCCGAAAAAGAGGTTGAGGAAGCCCTCAAAGTCATTCAATCTTTCGATCCCCCAGGGATAGGAGCGAGAAATATCAAGGAATGCCTTTTAATCCAGGTTGAACAAAGGGGTATAAAAGACCTCAAACTGCGAGCCCTCATAGAGAACCACCTTAATGACCTGGCGGAGGCAAAATATACAAAAATAGCCGAGAGACTGAATATACCGCTCTCGAGGGTGCAGGAACTCAAAGACATAGTGCTCACCCTGGACCCGAAGCCGGGCAGGAATTTTTCTACGGCAAATGAAACCCAGTATATTATCCCGGATGCGGTTATCGAAAGAGTGGGCAACGAGTACGTGGTAATAATGAACGATTCGGTGGCGCCCAGGCTTTCAATCAACCCTTATTACAGGTCTTTGCTGTTGTCGGAGGACAAGGAATCCCTTGCTTCCAAGTTCCTGACCCGCAAGCTGGAGTCGGCCCTCTGGCTAATAAAGAGTATAGAACAGAGGCGAATGACCTTATACAAAGTTATCAAAGCCATAATTGACGTACAAAGAGAGTTTCTGGATTACGGCATTTCGGGCCTGAAACCCCTCACGTTGAAGCAGATAGCTGATAAAATCGGAGTCCATGAGTCTACAGTCAGTAGGGCGATAAGCGGCAAGTACGTCCAGACTCCCCGCGGAGTGTTTGAACTGAAATTCTTCTTTAAAAACGGGCTTGAAAATCTCAACGGATCGGCCACGTCCTCGGAAACCATCAAAAAGATGTTGAAGGAAATGATATCTCGGGAAGACCCATATAACCCCCTCAGCGATCAGAAGATATCCGACAACTTTAAGAAAAATGGAATAATCATCTCGAGGAGGACGGTGGCCAAATACAGGGAAGAACTGGGAATACCCTCTTCCGCCAAAAGAAAAAGGTACTAA
- the tpiA gene encoding triose-phosphate isomerase, with translation MPRTPLFAGNWKMHKNVVETLEFLEAFLRKAKDVHGEIAFCPPFTSLWAAAERLKGSGVKIGAQNMHWEDKGAFTGEISPAMLKEIPCDYVIIGHSERRQYFNETDETVNRKVKAALKYAIKPIICVGESLEQREKGKTLSVVLSQVERALEGVDIRDGKELVFAYEPVWAIGTGKVALPSDAQEVIGAIRNKLSELYGARVSQNIRILYGGSVKPENVRDLMAEPDIDGALVGGASLDADTFYRIAAYDQG, from the coding sequence ATGCCCAGGACGCCGCTTTTCGCAGGCAACTGGAAGATGCATAAGAACGTCGTAGAGACCCTGGAATTCCTGGAAGCCTTTCTCCGAAAGGCGAAGGACGTTCACGGGGAAATAGCTTTTTGCCCTCCCTTCACCAGCCTCTGGGCCGCGGCTGAAAGGCTGAAGGGTTCCGGCGTAAAAATCGGCGCTCAGAATATGCACTGGGAGGATAAAGGCGCCTTTACCGGGGAAATTTCCCCGGCGATGCTCAAGGAAATACCCTGCGATTACGTGATAATAGGCCACTCGGAGCGCCGCCAGTATTTTAACGAGACCGATGAGACCGTCAACAGGAAGGTAAAGGCGGCGCTGAAGTACGCCATCAAACCGATCATCTGCGTGGGTGAGAGTCTGGAGCAGAGGGAAAAGGGAAAGACGCTTTCCGTTGTCTTAAGCCAGGTGGAAAGAGCACTGGAAGGGGTTGATATTCGCGACGGGAAAGAGCTGGTTTTTGCCTACGAACCCGTTTGGGCAATAGGTACCGGAAAGGTGGCCCTGCCTTCTGATGCCCAGGAGGTTATAGGAGCCATCAGGAATAAGCTTTCCGAACTTTACGGTGCTCGGGTGTCTCAGAACATCAGGATTTTGTACGGCGGCAGTGTCAAGCCGGAAAATGTAAGGGACCTCATGGCTGAACCTGACATTGACGGCGCCCTTGTAGGCGGCGCCAGCCTCGATGCTGATACTTTTTACAGGATAGCTGCATACGATCAGGGTTAG
- a CDS encoding phosphoglycerate kinase: MNKKTVEDFDVKGRRVLVRVDFNVPMDDRGTITDDTRIRAALPTIEYLVNREAKVILASHLGRPKGKFNPKYSLAPVARRLSELLGREVIMAEDCIGGKVEKAVASMKPGDVMLLENVRFYAEEEANDRGFAEKLAKLADIYINDAFGTAHRAHASTAGVAEFLPAGAGFLMKKEIETMGRALENPDRPFVAILGGAKVSDKIGVIKNLLGKVDHLLIGGGMAFTFLKSMGYNIGMSLLEEDKVELAASLLEEARKKGVEVLLPVDVVVAPEIKEGVGYRTVPVSEIPDDMIGVDIGEATRERFAEVIKKAGTVVWNGPMGVFEIRAFAEGTLAVARAMAESGAVTIVGGGDSAAAVEQLGFADSMTHISTGGGASLEFLEGKELPGVAVLNDK; encoded by the coding sequence ATGAATAAGAAGACCGTAGAGGATTTTGATGTGAAGGGTAGGAGGGTACTGGTCCGGGTGGACTTCAACGTTCCCATGGACGACCGGGGAACAATAACCGATGATACCCGCATTAGGGCCGCTCTGCCCACCATCGAATACCTCGTAAACCGTGAAGCCAAAGTAATTCTGGCCTCTCACCTGGGAAGGCCCAAGGGTAAGTTCAATCCCAAGTACAGCCTTGCGCCGGTAGCCAGGAGGCTCTCGGAGCTGCTCGGCAGAGAGGTAATAATGGCGGAAGACTGTATAGGGGGAAAAGTGGAAAAGGCCGTAGCGTCGATGAAACCCGGCGACGTGATGCTGCTCGAAAACGTCCGTTTCTATGCAGAGGAAGAGGCCAACGACAGGGGATTCGCTGAAAAGCTTGCAAAGCTTGCTGACATATATATAAACGACGCCTTCGGCACCGCCCACAGAGCCCATGCCTCTACGGCGGGAGTGGCGGAATTTTTGCCCGCCGGTGCCGGATTCCTCATGAAAAAGGAAATCGAGACGATGGGCAGAGCTCTGGAAAACCCCGATAGGCCTTTTGTAGCCATCCTCGGAGGGGCCAAGGTGAGCGATAAAATAGGGGTAATCAAAAACCTGCTGGGCAAGGTCGACCACCTGTTGATAGGCGGCGGAATGGCCTTCACCTTCCTGAAGAGTATGGGGTATAATATCGGCATGTCCCTCCTTGAGGAGGACAAGGTAGAACTGGCCGCATCCCTTTTAGAAGAAGCCCGCAAAAAGGGCGTCGAAGTGCTGCTGCCCGTAGACGTGGTCGTTGCTCCTGAGATTAAAGAAGGGGTCGGGTACAGGACGGTGCCGGTAAGTGAAATCCCGGACGACATGATAGGCGTCGATATCGGGGAAGCCACCCGCGAAAGGTTCGCCGAAGTAATAAAGAAGGCCGGTACGGTGGTGTGGAACGGCCCCATGGGGGTATTCGAAATAAGGGCTTTTGCTGAAGGGACGCTTGCCGTGGCCCGTGCCATGGCCGAGTCCGGAGCCGTAACCATAGTGGGCGGCGGAGATTCGGCAGCTGCGGTGGAACAGCTGGGCTTTGCCGATTCCATGACCCATATTTCCACCGGCGGAGGCGCTTCCCTGGAATTCCTGGAAGGCAAGGAACTTCCCGGTGTAGCGGTATTAAATGACAAGTAA
- the gpmI gene encoding 2,3-bisphosphoglycerate-independent phosphoglycerate mutase, protein MSKKPLLLMVLDGWGIDERREGNAILSARTPNYDRLLRHYPNTVLESSGLAVGLPEGQMGNSEVGHLNLGAGRIVYQEFTRISEDIKSGRFFENEELVEAVRRAREGGKALHLMGLLSDGGVHSHIDHLIALLKLSRKEGLDRVYVHAFLDGRDVPPANATVYIEKLEKEMAQLGVGRIATISGRYYAMDRDKRWERTEKAYNAMVLGEGLRAESAMKALEEAYKRGETDEFVIPTVITDAEGKPTGVVEAGDSIIFFNFRPDRARQLTYAFCEEDFKGFTRQKGFIPVHYVCMTQYDEKVKNAKIAYKPQLLKNIFAEVISNIGLKQLRIAETEKYAHVTFFFNGGEEKPFPGEDRLLVPSPKVPTYDMKPEMSAYEVTEEVIKKIDEDKYDVIIMNYANPDMVGHTGVFEAAVKAIETVDECIGRVVEAVQKKNGTVIITADHGNAEKMVDFETGEAHTAHTSDPVPFILVSDRSCRLRPGILADVAPTMLELLGIEKPAEMTGCSLIEERL, encoded by the coding sequence GTGTCGAAAAAACCGCTTTTGCTAATGGTTCTCGATGGTTGGGGAATTGACGAAAGGCGCGAAGGCAATGCTATACTGAGCGCTAGGACTCCCAATTACGACCGGCTTTTAAGGCATTATCCCAATACGGTTCTGGAATCCAGCGGGCTAGCCGTGGGACTTCCCGAGGGGCAGATGGGGAACTCCGAAGTCGGACATCTAAACTTAGGAGCGGGTCGCATTGTCTATCAGGAATTTACCCGCATCAGCGAAGACATAAAAAGCGGGAGGTTTTTTGAAAACGAGGAACTCGTTGAAGCCGTAAGGCGCGCCCGCGAGGGTGGGAAAGCCCTCCATCTCATGGGCCTTTTGTCCGACGGCGGAGTCCACAGCCACATAGATCACCTGATAGCCCTTTTAAAGCTCAGCCGCAAAGAGGGACTGGATAGGGTTTACGTCCACGCCTTTCTCGACGGCAGGGATGTCCCCCCCGCAAATGCCACAGTATACATCGAAAAGCTCGAAAAGGAGATGGCCCAACTCGGCGTAGGACGCATAGCGACCATCTCCGGGAGATATTATGCCATGGACAGGGACAAGCGTTGGGAGCGGACGGAAAAGGCATACAACGCCATGGTTCTGGGAGAAGGCCTCCGGGCTGAAAGTGCCATGAAAGCTCTGGAGGAGGCCTATAAGAGGGGTGAGACCGACGAGTTCGTCATCCCCACCGTGATAACGGACGCTGAAGGAAAACCCACGGGTGTCGTAGAAGCTGGGGATTCCATAATATTTTTCAACTTCAGACCCGACAGGGCAAGGCAGCTGACGTACGCTTTCTGTGAAGAGGATTTCAAAGGATTTACCCGGCAAAAGGGGTTCATCCCGGTCCACTACGTCTGCATGACCCAGTACGACGAGAAAGTGAAAAACGCCAAAATAGCTTATAAACCCCAGTTGCTCAAGAACATCTTTGCTGAGGTTATATCCAACATCGGGCTAAAGCAGCTGCGCATAGCGGAAACAGAAAAGTACGCCCACGTCACGTTTTTCTTCAACGGCGGTGAGGAAAAACCCTTCCCCGGCGAGGACCGGCTGCTTGTCCCATCGCCCAAAGTGCCCACCTACGATATGAAGCCGGAGATGAGCGCGTACGAAGTGACCGAAGAAGTGATAAAAAAGATTGACGAAGACAAATACGATGTGATAATCATGAACTACGCCAACCCGGACATGGTCGGGCACACCGGGGTATTTGAAGCCGCCGTGAAAGCCATAGAAACCGTTGACGAATGCATCGGCCGGGTGGTGGAAGCCGTACAGAAAAAGAACGGCACAGTAATTATAACCGCAGACCACGGCAATGCCGAGAAGATGGTGGATTTCGAGACGGGGGAAGCCCATACTGCCCATACAAGCGACCCGGTACCCTTTATCCTGGTGAGCGACCGAAGCTGCAGGCTCCGCCCGGGAATCCTGGCGGATGTGGCACCCACCATGCTGGAACTTCTCGGCATTGAAAAGCCCGCGGAAATGACTGGGTGTTCGCTGATAGAAGAAAGGCTTTAG